Proteins from a single region of Desulfolutivibrio sulfoxidireducens:
- a CDS encoding branched-chain amino acid ABC transporter permease, which produces MQGHCGLFFTSYAREAQIFQSRFQKTAVALFFAVLVGVVPFLNSYHVSVLCLINIAVVGAVALNILTGRCGQISLGHGAFLGVGAYASAALTGVGLPFVLAMPAAGLVTAGVGMIFGLPSLRLKGIYLAIATLAAQLILEYVFLHLDAVTGGSNGMSVDPPTIAGFAFDSDQKMFYLTLGVAALSVLGAANLMRTRAGRAFTAIRDHHLSAEIVGINLFTWKLAAFGVSSFLAGVAGSLWAHYTMYITPEQFNIGLSVSYLAMIIIGGMGSVLGAVFGAVFLTLLPEAINLAAQHAGQAFAGVADYLLAMKAGVFGLVLVLFLIFEPEGLARRWRLIKAYWKLYPFAH; this is translated from the coding sequence ATGCAAGGACACTGCGGCCTTTTTTTCACCTCCTACGCCCGGGAGGCCCAGATATTTCAAAGCCGTTTCCAGAAAACGGCCGTGGCCCTTTTTTTTGCGGTCCTTGTTGGCGTCGTGCCCTTTCTCAACTCCTACCACGTCTCGGTGTTGTGCCTTATCAACATCGCCGTGGTGGGCGCCGTGGCCTTAAACATCCTCACCGGCCGCTGCGGGCAGATTTCGCTTGGGCACGGGGCCTTTTTGGGGGTCGGGGCCTACGCCTCGGCGGCCCTGACCGGGGTCGGGCTGCCCTTTGTCCTGGCCATGCCCGCCGCCGGGCTGGTCACGGCCGGCGTGGGCATGATCTTCGGCCTGCCCTCGCTGCGCCTCAAGGGCATCTATCTGGCCATCGCCACCCTGGCCGCCCAGCTCATCCTCGAATACGTGTTTTTGCACCTGGACGCGGTCACCGGCGGCTCGAACGGCATGTCCGTGGACCCGCCGACCATCGCCGGATTCGCCTTCGATTCCGATCAAAAGATGTTCTACCTGACCCTCGGCGTGGCCGCGCTGTCCGTCCTGGGCGCCGCCAATCTCATGCGCACCCGGGCCGGGCGGGCCTTCACCGCCATCCGCGACCATCACCTCTCGGCCGAGATCGTGGGCATAAACCTTTTCACCTGGAAGCTGGCCGCCTTCGGCGTCAGCTCCTTTCTGGCCGGGGTGGCCGGCAGTCTGTGGGCCCACTACACCATGTACATCACCCCGGAGCAGTTCAACATCGGCCTGTCCGTGAGCTACTTGGCCATGATCATCATCGGCGGCATGGGCAGCGTGCTGGGGGCCGTGTTCGGGGCCGTGTTCCTGACCCTTTTGCCCGAGGCCATCAATCTCGCGGCCCAGCATGCCGGACAGGCCTTCGCCGGGGTGGCCGATTATCTTCTGGCCATGAAGGCCGGGGTGTTCGGGCTGGTCCTGGTGCTTTTCCTCATCTTCGAGCCGGAGGGGCTGGCGCGGCGCTGGCGGCTGATCAAGGCCTACTGGAAGCTGTATCCGTTCGCGCACTGA